The genomic DNA GACTCAGTAAATGACTCTGATAAAGTGTCTTTTGAAATGGATTCCGAACTGCTGCTTGTTTTAGTCTTTGAGCTTTTTCTTCTGCCCATTTTATTGAACGACTTTTACATAATTCCTTAATTCTATTAGTCAATGCGTTCTCAGTAACAGCTGAAATATCTTCTGATGCAGGATATTCTTTTAAAACAAGCAGAGACACAACAGAATATAAGTCACCAAAAACCCCAGTGTATTCAGGAAATACTTGAACAAGCACTGCTTGAAATTGTAGTTTAGTTTGCACATACAATCCAGTAATATTCTCATGTTGCCTTGTAAGATTACGAAGGTTCAAGAGTTGAATGCCACGCTTCTTATATGGCTCTAAATCCTCTTTGTAGTAAAGCTCACAAAGACGATAGGCATCAATGGCATCGGTCTTAACTTTTCGTAAACTAGAGCTTTTGGCTCTATGGGAAATCAAAGGATTAACAATGATTAATAAATACTGATGTTCCTCTAGAAACTGGACCACTGGTGCATGGTAATGTCCAGTAGCTTCTAAAACCACCGAAGGTTGTATACCTGTTTTAGCTTTTAGACCTTCCAGATACTCAAGTAATGATCCTAGCCCATCAAGGTCATGTTTGATACTAAAGCTTTTATGATAGGGTTTCCCCTTATCTAAAAACGCCTGAACTTCACTTTCTCCTTTTGACACATCCAGACCAACGACTGGATTCATTCTAAATCTCCTCCTCATTTTTAACTTGCCAGTAACCCCTAATTCCTCCTAGTAGTATCATAGCTTCGCTTGTTA from Bacillus sp. FJAT-45350 includes the following:
- a CDS encoding IS110 family transposase, yielding MNPVVGLDVSKGESEVQAFLDKGKPYHKSFSIKHDLDGLGSLLEYLEGLKAKTGIQPSVVLEATGHYHAPVVQFLEEHQYLLIIVNPLISHRAKSSSLRKVKTDAIDAYRLCELYYKEDLEPYKKRGIQLLNLRNLTRQHENITGLYVQTKLQFQAVLVQVFPEYTGVFGDLYSVVSLLVLKEYPASEDISAVTENALTNRIKELCKSRSIKWAEEKAQRLKQAAVRNPFQKTLYQSHLLSLSMYINMLLQYKKHLSELETEIDTLAKEIEEYKIIQSIPGIGEKIAATIISEIGEIDRFNHPK